The following DNA comes from Rhineura floridana isolate rRhiFlo1 chromosome 18, rRhiFlo1.hap2, whole genome shotgun sequence.
CACTGCCAGCCATGGAGaagaattaaaacataacatggaaacaaggaggctgccttatatcaagttagAACGTTAATCTATCTAGCTCAgcgctgtcaacactgactgacagaggctgtccaggatttcaggaaggggcctctcccagccctacctagagatgccagggattgaaccgtgCACCTTCCGCATGcagaagcagatgctctaaccactgaagcACACACACTTTGTAGAAACACTGCTCCTTAAAAAAAGCAATATGTTTTAAGTATCTTTTGATTATTTCAAAAACAGACCAACAGACATAAAGAAATCTTTATATACATCAGAACAAAGTCAGAGGCATGAGTATTTATTTCCAAAAGGGTGGCATAGAATATATATACATTGAATGCCAGTTTTTCATGAATGTACAGCTTCATTGCCAGAAAAAGGACTCGTGGTGTGATTGCGGGTGAGATTGTGTTGAGATCCCTTTTTGCGTGGGCTGGTAAAACGTTGCACAGAAAACAAATGGTGACAGCTGTCTGCACAATCACACTGAGGTTCCTTTTTTCGTTTCATTCGTGTGCACATTTGCGTCGATAACGTAGAGGAGGTGAGGATGCACCGGTCAACAAAAGCTGCATCAGGCTATGTGCGTGTAGCCCTCTGTGCAAAACCGATTGAAAAGGCAGCTTGCATTAGGTTCCACTTCTTAGGAACAACGCTGGGCAATTTGCAACTCCGAAATCCAGTGAGAATTACGAGTGATCTCCGAGATTCCACAGAGTCCAGGTGGCTCACCTGAAGCCCTCCAGGTgcccttggactacaactccaaccaTCACCCCTGACCTTTGGTCAGCCTGGCTCctacggctgatgggagttgtagttcagccacatctagagggccacagatggaGAGAGCTCTGGAAACCAGCCAAATAGGGAGTACTTGATGGCTGTCTGCACCTCTGAGCAGAGCAGGGCGTCTACCATATTTGGCCGCAGCTGTTGGCTGAGCCAAAGAAATAAAGACGCCGGTATCCCCCACTTCAGACCCAGaggctgaatgcggccctccataTCTCTCTATCTGGCTCTCAAAAGTctacccaggccacactcctcactggccctccttTGCATTCTCATTGAGTGCTTTCACTTGGCGTCCTTCAACTcctgttgcttgcctggagggacGGTAGAAAAGGGTGcgtgtgagcatgtgtagaaagtagtctactgtacaaaggtaacgttTACaggtgttgctccacccacttttgcttctggcatgtggccccctggaAGGTTATGTAGAAGGgaaggtggcccttgggctggaaaaggtcccCACCCCGTCTTTGCACAACAGCATCCAAAACATCCGGCTAGACCAAGAGAGGGAACAGAGGGAACAGCGCCAGTCCGTCGACTCTGCTGACAGACCCAACAGATTTCGGCTCCGCCTCACCTCAGACTGTTCCCCATGCCAGCTGGTTGTTACAAGAGGTCAGTATTTAAGAACTAGTTGTGTCTTTCCTCCTCTGTCCCagttcttttccttttgtgtcatgtcttttagattacAAGCTGAAGGTAGCAGCTATCTTATTACCAATCGTTTTAAGCCTCCCTGGGAGTTCTTTTTTCGGCAGAAGACTAGGGCAAAAAAATCACCTTTCGGCACACGCTTGTGCTGCTTGGCTAGCTGGGTGGTCGGCTTAGGCTTTAGGTGGGCCCATATCTGTCTTCCCCGGGGAGATGTccttggtgctgaaaagacaggTCCATCCTCCCTGCCTGCTGCTGGACTACTTCCATCCAAGATCTTGCCTTCTAGGCTTTGCTTCAAACACACAGGCACCCCATGAGCAGCTGGGGGCCCCTAGGACGCTTGGAAGGGAGCAAGTGGGCTAGAAGGGGAAATGATATCCTGCCCAAATGTGAGAACAGCTACATTTTCAGGATTCCGTTTTACCGTTATGAAATTGACTCTGTGTGCGTGTTTTTTAATTCTATTTATATTCCAGCTTtcctcctccaaggaactcaaggtggcatacctggctctcccccttctccatttcatcctcacaacaaccctgtgaggtaagctgGGCTGAAAGACAGGGGGTGGTATTCAAATGCTTGTCCTGGCCAAACTAGGCCCACTAAAGTTCATAGACATgaatgtttgtttattgcatttctgtcccaccttttctccaaggagctcaaggtggcttacctagttctccttctcctcatttaatccccacaacaaccctgtgaggtaggttaggctcagaggcagtgagttgtccaaggtcacccagtgagtttcatggctgagtggggattcgaaccctggtgtcccaggtcccagtccaacactctaaccatgagtgtttgtgtgtatatgtacATATGACTCTGGATAGAAACCGCAGGCAAGGAAACCAGGGCTGTTGGGGTGGGAGGCTGGGGGATTCAAGGAGCAGAGAGAGAAGGGGGCGATTTAAAAAAAGGGGAGTGGCCTACCCTTCCCAACCCAGCTCTTTCCCACTACTTGGGGAGGCCCTTTGCCtcgcagatggctgtccagaccTCTGCCACAAACTCCTCCGGGAAGGCGAATTCGCCCAGCAGCAAATCCAGGCCACGAGCAAAGTCTTCGGGGTCCTGGCACTCCTTGGCCATCTCGACCATGCTCGATGCTGCAGGGAGTTGGTCTGCCGTTAGAACTCTGAATTTGGCAAGGCTTGCCCCACAACCAGCCTCCCCTGCCTTCACCCGCCCTGCGCTGGGACATCCTATTCTTAGATAGTTTTAGTGGATAGATTTTCCTTCAATAAgggccacatccacgccatacatttaaagcacaggggTTCCTGCCCCCCCaggaatcctgagaactatagtttacctctcacgccgtttcaattctcagcacccttaacaaactacgttCCCAGTATTTGTTTGGGGGAAGTCCTGTGCTTGGCTATTGGTCAGGGAAAGGAATATAGGAagacaccattggtccatctacttcggtgttgtctactttgactggcagtggctgtccgggGTTTCAGTGGGGTGTCTCTTgcaatcctatctggagatgccgagaattgaacttggggcctgcTGTATTCAAGGccgatgctctgcccctgagctatggccctttccttaaaaagaaagcaagattccactagtcctcatggttctgaataaaaggctgatttaaataggaatatAGTAAGCGGCCTTGTACCACATCAGAGCATTGGCCCCTGTAGCTCTAAGTTATCTACACTGAccagctgtggtcctccagggaTTCAGAGGGAACAAAGCAAGCGTCCTTCTCTCTTCACTTTCTGCTCACCCAGTTCCACGTCACGAATGCCCATGTAGCTCTCCAGGAGGTCGTCGACTTTTGCCGCAGCTTCCTCCTCAAACTCGCTGGGCTGTAAACAACGGAACAGAAGCAGACCTGCTGGTGCCAGGACACCACGACTGATATGTGGCTctctttagagcaggggtgggcaaccgcACGCCTCCCCCTCAATTTTATGTAGGTGGCACTGAGGGGAGAAATGAAGAAAAAGGGGTGGGAGGAAGGGGGTGCCTCACCACTTCtggctctggccttgcccaccgcTGACTCCAGACCCGCCCCCTGCCCACTCCTGCCCCAGTCAGATTGCCCCAAAGAAACAGGGTCCTCAACAGGGCAAAGGTTCCTCGGTGTGATTGACAGGGACATCCCTCTAGGGTCCCCAGCTCCACATTTTAAGAAGCTGGCCTTCTGGGTGAGGGCTGGGGAGGCTGTGCTAGAACTGATCTGATGCAGCAGAACCTacgagacctgggttcaaactcAGTGAACTAAGactcagaactcagcagggaagaggacggGTGGCCAAAGTAGAATCTgtcggctctgcctgtcattgcctctggctccatcgATCGTtcggctccctgccttctgccccaccagccccaagGGGGCTCTCAGCAAACGCCCGACCATGCCAACCCTTGGCGCAGACCTTGCCCGTGAGAAAGCAGCATCTCAGCCAATGCAATCACATCGTCTCCCCCTTTGAGCCTCTCCAGGCCTGACTCACCGCCTCCTCCATGGTGGCGCTGCCCTTGGAGCGCAGCCGCAGTGTTTCCTTTCCGCTCGCCACTTTCCCCTCGCTGGGGATCTTACTGTTTCGCGTCCGCTGGCTAATCATGTCTAGGGAGGAGGGCAGACAAAGACAGGGGTCATCAGATGTGGGGCAAGCCAAGCGGGCTCAGACATATGACTAGGGACAGTGGAGAAACTGGATGCAtttcgcatttaaaggcgaagCGACcgaattcgcactttccgaaacaacacaTGAACCGTAacgcagccatctttcaaaatttgcatcctccaaattttgaaatgtgGTTCTCCAtgcaagtgtgcatgaaaatgcatatattagtgaaaataacatactttGCTGTaattgggttatttatttatttgttaaatttatatcctgctctccctcctgaaggagcccaaggcagcaaacataaacaaaacaatttaacaagaaaaagggaaGCATcctagaaacagttaaaaacattttaaagcacagtttaaaatttttaaaaaatgcagtttaaGATATTCTAAAGTACAGTTTCGACTCCAAATTAACCACTTCCATTTCTCGCAGCACATCTGCAGTTTTGCCATGTGCTTCTCGCCCAGCACATAATTTGGGAATTGTTGACTTTTAGAGAAATGCCCCCAGTTGCATTAGTCCAGAATATCTGCTCCAGGAACCTGCCTGCATCTCATCACTTCCTCCAGGAGACGAGCGACATTCGTCAGCTGCCGTAGCTTGGCTGATCCCCTGGGAATTAATCCAACTCAGAATTTCCAAGACATGCCAAGCTGCTGGTTCATTCTGCACTGATGTACATGTAGCAACTTAACCCCCACCAAGAATGcataaaataaaactgcaaagGCTGTGTCAttctatcctttttttttttaagctctaTGTTCCTGCTGGGGCACTAGCACCACTGCCCAGGATCTGCCTATTCCTAGGAATCAGGTGACTACCGTGAGCCAATCCCATTCCACCACCTGCTAGTAAGCCCTAGTTCCAGCCAGCTGTCTGTTGAGGGCGCCCACTGGGCAGGACTGCCTTCTCTCTTTGGCTCCCCCTGGGCAGGCAGCCCACAGTGGGGCCCTTGCCCTGCCCCTCCGTGGCCCCAATCCACCCAGCATGGTCTGGAGGGAGGAAACAGAGCTGACGTCGCCGCTAGTGGCATCTCTACACTGGCCAACCCCTGGGTGTGTGTACAGGGGAAAGGCCATTGCTCAgcggcatctgctttgcaggtttAGACCCCaagggctaggagagagagacccctgcctgagcccctggagagccgctgccagtcagtgtaggccatgCAGGAGCTGGGTGGACCAGTGGCCCCACCCAgcactttccctccccccctggcCCTCGCCCTGTGCTCACCCACTCACCAAAGGCTCGTTTCGGCTGCACCAGGCGCATGGTGAAGGGCTGCGCTTTCGGCATCTC
Coding sequences within:
- the GIPC3 gene encoding PDZ domain-containing protein GIPC3, yielding MHPLSLPQIMFCTLNTHRVDMQKLLGGQIGLEDFIFAHIRGETKEVEVTKTEDALGLTITDNGAGCAFIKRIKEGSIINRIPIVCVGDTIEAINDQTIVGCRHYEVAKMLREMPKAQPFTMRLVQPKRAFDMISQRTRNSKIPSEGKVASGKETLRLRSKGSATMEEAPSEFEEEAAAKVDDLLESYMGIRDVELASSMVEMAKECQDPEDFARGLDLLLGEFAFPEEFVAEVWTAICEAKGLPK